In a genomic window of Gossypium arboreum isolate Shixiya-1 chromosome 9, ASM2569848v2, whole genome shotgun sequence:
- the LOC108456872 gene encoding transcription factor EMB1444-like isoform X1 — translation MANTALRQLLKSFCTNSLWKYAVLWRLRHRSPMVLTWEDGYCVYPIPRKSVESISTDVYSNSENIPSHFEMSIRDGCFGEGYPIGLLVDHMSHLKYAWGEGFVGKVAYTGKHCWVSYDDIFAGKANSKLVPEYPAEWLLQFASGIKTIVLVPVLPHGVLQLGSLEMVAEDLSILSCIKDRFACKNIHTQLISSEISSPFEKLEASSSALMGPLNSKDSNAVNSVESNKLLALDHIVPLLSIQNEFKVPGIIPSEILESESENRISVPLVSLSELPSPLSQSVSVDQLAVGESELFGFYCLKEELQAYPECNAYRVGECGEILDEVMNPYPAGYFLEPPDIDDVDFLKFPNECELQKELGAAFERQSYEYLWESSFLSEDVFRDHVDGIEPSLSVRGGDAEYLLQAVVGHVYDGSIDIPNRSTHLMASTGQLPESFRPQSVKSDSTPSSRLTSASVGGAKSNASSKILTSFKSTVSMLTDAENLRKDGYYTQSRKGKKQSSVSRKRARPGDNPRPRPRDRQMIQDRLKELRELVPNGAKYSIDALLDQTVKHMLYLRSVTNQAEKLRQWVHREVSDLKNTRSSQTKDGYQTGTSWAFEIGDERKVCPIVVEDLPYPGHLLIEMLCNEHSMFLEIAQVIRSFNLTILKGVTESCSNNTWAHFIVETSSGFHRLDIFWPLMNLLQRQRNPVSSKIER, via the exons ATGGCGAATACTGCTTTAAGGCAGTTGTTGAAGAGTTTTTGCACTAATTCACTTTGGAAATATGCTGTGCTTTGGAGGCTCAGGCACCGAAGCCCCAT GGTTTTGACCTGGGAAGATGGGTATTGTGTTTATCCAATACCAAGAAAATCTGTGGAAAGTATCTCAACTGATGTTTATAGTAACAGTGAGAATATCCCATCACACTTTGAAATGAGCATCCGTGATGGCTGTTTTGGAGAAGGATACCCAATTGGCCTGTTGGTGGATCATATGTCGCATCTTAAATATGCATGGGGGGAGGG GTTTGTTGGTAAAGTAGCATATACGGGGAAGCATTGTTGGGTTTCCTATGATGATATTTTCGCTGGCAAAGCTAACTCGAAGTTAGTTCCCGAG TATCCGGCGGAATGGTTACTTCAGTTTGCATCAGGAATCAAG ACAATAGTGCTCGTACCTGTGCTTCCACATGGAGTTCTGCAGCTTGGTTCATTGGAGATG GTAGCTGAAGATTTGTCTATTCTTTCATGCATCAAAGATAGATTTGCCTGCAAGAACATTCACACCCAGTTGATATCATCAGAAATATCAAGTCCTTTCGAGAAGTTAGAAGCGTCTTCAAGTGCATTGATGGGCCCACTGAACTCTAAAGATTCAAATGCTGTTAACAGTGTTGAATCAAATAAGCTTTTAGCTTTAGATCATATTGTGCCACTGTTAAGTATTCAGAATGAATTCAAGGTGCCTGGAATAATTCCCTCTGAGATTTTAGAAAGTGAGAGTGAGAATAGGATTAGTGTGCCACTAGTTAGCCTTAGTGAATTACCGTCACCACTAAGCCAATCTGTAAGTGTTGATCAGCTTGCAGTAGGGGAGAGTGAACTGTTTGGTTTCTATTGCCTTAAGGAGGAATTGCAAGCTTATCCTGAATGTAATGCTTACAGAGTGGGAGAGTGCGGAGAAATCTTAGATGAAGTTATGAATCCTTACCCTGCTGGATACTTTCTTGAACCACCTGATATTGATGATGTCGATTTCCTTAAGTTTCCCAATGAATGTGAATTGCAGAAAGAACTAGGAGCAGCTTTTGAAAGACAGAGCTATGAGTATTTGTGGGAGTCATCTTTTTTGAGTGAGGATGTATTTAGAGATCACGTTGATGGCATTGAGCCTTCATTGTCTGTAAGAGGAGGTGATGCAGAGTATCTGTTGCAAGCTGTGGTGGGCCATGTATATGATGGTTCTATTGATATTCCTAATAGATCTACTCATCTCATGGCATCTACTGGACAGCTTCCTGAATCTTTTCGACCTCAAAGTGTAAAGAGTGATTCAACTCCATCGAGCAGACTTACATCTGCTTCTGTTGGTGGGGCCAAAAGTAATGCTAGTTCTAAAATATTGACTTCTTTCAAGAGTACAGTAAGCATGTTAACTGATGCTGAGAATCTTAGAAAAGATGGCTATTACACACAATCTAGAAAAGGAAAAAAGCAGTCCAGCGTCAGCAGAAAAAGGGCCAGACCTGGTGATAACCCAAGGCCAAGGCCAAGGGATAGGCAGATGATCCAGGATCGGCTTAAGGAGCTTCGAGAACTTGTTCCAAATGGTGCTAAG TATAGCATTGATGCTCTCTTGGACCAAACTGTTAAACACATGCTGTATTTGAGGAGTGTTACCAACCAAGCTGAGAAATTGAGGCAGTGGGTGCATCGTGAG GTATCTGATCTCAAGAATACAAGGTCATCTCAAACCAAAGATGGTTACCAAACTGGAACAAGCTGGGCTTTTGAGATTGGAGATGAACGAAAAGTATGCCCCATCGTTGTGGAAGATCTTCCATATCCAGGACATTTGCTCATAGAG ATGCTTTGTAATGAGCATAGTATGTTTCTTGAGATTGCTCAGGTGATTAGAAGCTTTAACTTAACAATCTTGAAGGGTGTTACGGAGAGCTGTTCAAACAATACATGGGCTCATTTCATTGTGGAG ACTTCTAGTGGCTTTCACAGACTGGATATTTTCTGGCCTTTGATGAACCTTTTACAGCGTCAAAGAAACCCTGTTTCAAGCAAGATTGAACGATGA
- the LOC108456872 gene encoding transcription factor EMB1444-like isoform X2, whose amino-acid sequence MANTALRQLLKSFCTNSLWKYAVLWRLRHRSPMFVGKVAYTGKHCWVSYDDIFAGKANSKLVPEYPAEWLLQFASGIKTIVLVPVLPHGVLQLGSLEMVAEDLSILSCIKDRFACKNIHTQLISSEISSPFEKLEASSSALMGPLNSKDSNAVNSVESNKLLALDHIVPLLSIQNEFKVPGIIPSEILESESENRISVPLVSLSELPSPLSQSVSVDQLAVGESELFGFYCLKEELQAYPECNAYRVGECGEILDEVMNPYPAGYFLEPPDIDDVDFLKFPNECELQKELGAAFERQSYEYLWESSFLSEDVFRDHVDGIEPSLSVRGGDAEYLLQAVVGHVYDGSIDIPNRSTHLMASTGQLPESFRPQSVKSDSTPSSRLTSASVGGAKSNASSKILTSFKSTVSMLTDAENLRKDGYYTQSRKGKKQSSVSRKRARPGDNPRPRPRDRQMIQDRLKELRELVPNGAKYSIDALLDQTVKHMLYLRSVTNQAEKLRQWVHREVSDLKNTRSSQTKDGYQTGTSWAFEIGDERKVCPIVVEDLPYPGHLLIEMLCNEHSMFLEIAQVIRSFNLTILKGVTESCSNNTWAHFIVETSSGFHRLDIFWPLMNLLQRQRNPVSSKIER is encoded by the exons ATGGCGAATACTGCTTTAAGGCAGTTGTTGAAGAGTTTTTGCACTAATTCACTTTGGAAATATGCTGTGCTTTGGAGGCTCAGGCACCGAAGCCCCAT GTTTGTTGGTAAAGTAGCATATACGGGGAAGCATTGTTGGGTTTCCTATGATGATATTTTCGCTGGCAAAGCTAACTCGAAGTTAGTTCCCGAG TATCCGGCGGAATGGTTACTTCAGTTTGCATCAGGAATCAAG ACAATAGTGCTCGTACCTGTGCTTCCACATGGAGTTCTGCAGCTTGGTTCATTGGAGATG GTAGCTGAAGATTTGTCTATTCTTTCATGCATCAAAGATAGATTTGCCTGCAAGAACATTCACACCCAGTTGATATCATCAGAAATATCAAGTCCTTTCGAGAAGTTAGAAGCGTCTTCAAGTGCATTGATGGGCCCACTGAACTCTAAAGATTCAAATGCTGTTAACAGTGTTGAATCAAATAAGCTTTTAGCTTTAGATCATATTGTGCCACTGTTAAGTATTCAGAATGAATTCAAGGTGCCTGGAATAATTCCCTCTGAGATTTTAGAAAGTGAGAGTGAGAATAGGATTAGTGTGCCACTAGTTAGCCTTAGTGAATTACCGTCACCACTAAGCCAATCTGTAAGTGTTGATCAGCTTGCAGTAGGGGAGAGTGAACTGTTTGGTTTCTATTGCCTTAAGGAGGAATTGCAAGCTTATCCTGAATGTAATGCTTACAGAGTGGGAGAGTGCGGAGAAATCTTAGATGAAGTTATGAATCCTTACCCTGCTGGATACTTTCTTGAACCACCTGATATTGATGATGTCGATTTCCTTAAGTTTCCCAATGAATGTGAATTGCAGAAAGAACTAGGAGCAGCTTTTGAAAGACAGAGCTATGAGTATTTGTGGGAGTCATCTTTTTTGAGTGAGGATGTATTTAGAGATCACGTTGATGGCATTGAGCCTTCATTGTCTGTAAGAGGAGGTGATGCAGAGTATCTGTTGCAAGCTGTGGTGGGCCATGTATATGATGGTTCTATTGATATTCCTAATAGATCTACTCATCTCATGGCATCTACTGGACAGCTTCCTGAATCTTTTCGACCTCAAAGTGTAAAGAGTGATTCAACTCCATCGAGCAGACTTACATCTGCTTCTGTTGGTGGGGCCAAAAGTAATGCTAGTTCTAAAATATTGACTTCTTTCAAGAGTACAGTAAGCATGTTAACTGATGCTGAGAATCTTAGAAAAGATGGCTATTACACACAATCTAGAAAAGGAAAAAAGCAGTCCAGCGTCAGCAGAAAAAGGGCCAGACCTGGTGATAACCCAAGGCCAAGGCCAAGGGATAGGCAGATGATCCAGGATCGGCTTAAGGAGCTTCGAGAACTTGTTCCAAATGGTGCTAAG TATAGCATTGATGCTCTCTTGGACCAAACTGTTAAACACATGCTGTATTTGAGGAGTGTTACCAACCAAGCTGAGAAATTGAGGCAGTGGGTGCATCGTGAG GTATCTGATCTCAAGAATACAAGGTCATCTCAAACCAAAGATGGTTACCAAACTGGAACAAGCTGGGCTTTTGAGATTGGAGATGAACGAAAAGTATGCCCCATCGTTGTGGAAGATCTTCCATATCCAGGACATTTGCTCATAGAG ATGCTTTGTAATGAGCATAGTATGTTTCTTGAGATTGCTCAGGTGATTAGAAGCTTTAACTTAACAATCTTGAAGGGTGTTACGGAGAGCTGTTCAAACAATACATGGGCTCATTTCATTGTGGAG ACTTCTAGTGGCTTTCACAGACTGGATATTTTCTGGCCTTTGATGAACCTTTTACAGCGTCAAAGAAACCCTGTTTCAAGCAAGATTGAACGATGA
- the LOC108456872 gene encoding transcription factor EMB1444-like isoform X3, whose translation MFVGKVAYTGKHCWVSYDDIFAGKANSKLVPEYPAEWLLQFASGIKTIVLVPVLPHGVLQLGSLEMVAEDLSILSCIKDRFACKNIHTQLISSEISSPFEKLEASSSALMGPLNSKDSNAVNSVESNKLLALDHIVPLLSIQNEFKVPGIIPSEILESESENRISVPLVSLSELPSPLSQSVSVDQLAVGESELFGFYCLKEELQAYPECNAYRVGECGEILDEVMNPYPAGYFLEPPDIDDVDFLKFPNECELQKELGAAFERQSYEYLWESSFLSEDVFRDHVDGIEPSLSVRGGDAEYLLQAVVGHVYDGSIDIPNRSTHLMASTGQLPESFRPQSVKSDSTPSSRLTSASVGGAKSNASSKILTSFKSTVSMLTDAENLRKDGYYTQSRKGKKQSSVSRKRARPGDNPRPRPRDRQMIQDRLKELRELVPNGAKYSIDALLDQTVKHMLYLRSVTNQAEKLRQWVHREVSDLKNTRSSQTKDGYQTGTSWAFEIGDERKVCPIVVEDLPYPGHLLIEMLCNEHSMFLEIAQVIRSFNLTILKGVTESCSNNTWAHFIVETSSGFHRLDIFWPLMNLLQRQRNPVSSKIER comes from the exons AT GTTTGTTGGTAAAGTAGCATATACGGGGAAGCATTGTTGGGTTTCCTATGATGATATTTTCGCTGGCAAAGCTAACTCGAAGTTAGTTCCCGAG TATCCGGCGGAATGGTTACTTCAGTTTGCATCAGGAATCAAG ACAATAGTGCTCGTACCTGTGCTTCCACATGGAGTTCTGCAGCTTGGTTCATTGGAGATG GTAGCTGAAGATTTGTCTATTCTTTCATGCATCAAAGATAGATTTGCCTGCAAGAACATTCACACCCAGTTGATATCATCAGAAATATCAAGTCCTTTCGAGAAGTTAGAAGCGTCTTCAAGTGCATTGATGGGCCCACTGAACTCTAAAGATTCAAATGCTGTTAACAGTGTTGAATCAAATAAGCTTTTAGCTTTAGATCATATTGTGCCACTGTTAAGTATTCAGAATGAATTCAAGGTGCCTGGAATAATTCCCTCTGAGATTTTAGAAAGTGAGAGTGAGAATAGGATTAGTGTGCCACTAGTTAGCCTTAGTGAATTACCGTCACCACTAAGCCAATCTGTAAGTGTTGATCAGCTTGCAGTAGGGGAGAGTGAACTGTTTGGTTTCTATTGCCTTAAGGAGGAATTGCAAGCTTATCCTGAATGTAATGCTTACAGAGTGGGAGAGTGCGGAGAAATCTTAGATGAAGTTATGAATCCTTACCCTGCTGGATACTTTCTTGAACCACCTGATATTGATGATGTCGATTTCCTTAAGTTTCCCAATGAATGTGAATTGCAGAAAGAACTAGGAGCAGCTTTTGAAAGACAGAGCTATGAGTATTTGTGGGAGTCATCTTTTTTGAGTGAGGATGTATTTAGAGATCACGTTGATGGCATTGAGCCTTCATTGTCTGTAAGAGGAGGTGATGCAGAGTATCTGTTGCAAGCTGTGGTGGGCCATGTATATGATGGTTCTATTGATATTCCTAATAGATCTACTCATCTCATGGCATCTACTGGACAGCTTCCTGAATCTTTTCGACCTCAAAGTGTAAAGAGTGATTCAACTCCATCGAGCAGACTTACATCTGCTTCTGTTGGTGGGGCCAAAAGTAATGCTAGTTCTAAAATATTGACTTCTTTCAAGAGTACAGTAAGCATGTTAACTGATGCTGAGAATCTTAGAAAAGATGGCTATTACACACAATCTAGAAAAGGAAAAAAGCAGTCCAGCGTCAGCAGAAAAAGGGCCAGACCTGGTGATAACCCAAGGCCAAGGCCAAGGGATAGGCAGATGATCCAGGATCGGCTTAAGGAGCTTCGAGAACTTGTTCCAAATGGTGCTAAG TATAGCATTGATGCTCTCTTGGACCAAACTGTTAAACACATGCTGTATTTGAGGAGTGTTACCAACCAAGCTGAGAAATTGAGGCAGTGGGTGCATCGTGAG GTATCTGATCTCAAGAATACAAGGTCATCTCAAACCAAAGATGGTTACCAAACTGGAACAAGCTGGGCTTTTGAGATTGGAGATGAACGAAAAGTATGCCCCATCGTTGTGGAAGATCTTCCATATCCAGGACATTTGCTCATAGAG ATGCTTTGTAATGAGCATAGTATGTTTCTTGAGATTGCTCAGGTGATTAGAAGCTTTAACTTAACAATCTTGAAGGGTGTTACGGAGAGCTGTTCAAACAATACATGGGCTCATTTCATTGTGGAG ACTTCTAGTGGCTTTCACAGACTGGATATTTTCTGGCCTTTGATGAACCTTTTACAGCGTCAAAGAAACCCTGTTTCAAGCAAGATTGAACGATGA
- the LOC108456873 gene encoding tropinone reductase homolog — MAGTEAGCKKQRWSLQGMAALVTGGTRGIGYATVEELATLGAVVHTCSRNQTELHERLQEWQSKGFKVSGSACDLSYRQQREKLMETVSTVFDGKLNILVNNAGTTVIKPCEGHNLEDYTTVMNTNVEAPYHLCQLAYPLLKASGNGSIVFISSVAGSMALPRLSAYSASKGAINQITKNLACEWAKDNIRTNTVSPWGVRTSITKPEADAPFVEEFLRLIAGTAMPRIGEPEEISSMVAFLCLPAASYINGQVISVDGGYTAGGCWPFQNFSFNLLSS; from the exons ATGGCTGGAACAGAAGCAGGTTGTAAGAAACAAAGGTGGTCTCTTCAGGGTATGGCTGCCCTTGTCACTGGTGGAACAAGAGGCATAGG ATATGCAACTGTGGAAGAACTGGCAACACTAGGGGCAGTAGTTCATACATGTTCCAGAAACCAGACAGAACTTCATGAAAGGTTACAAGAATGGCAGAGCAAAGGGTTTAAAGTGAGTGGTTCTGCTTGTGATCTCTCTTATAGACAGCAAAGAGAGAAGCTTATGGAAACTGTCTCAACTGTTTTTGATGGCAAACTCAACATcctt GTTAATAATGCAGGCACCACAGTGATTAAGCCTTGCGAGGGCCACAACCTGGAAGACTACACAACCGTGATGAATACCAACGTTGAGGCTCCTTATCATCTTTGCCAACTTGCATATCCTTTACTTAAAGCATCAGGAAATGGAAGTATTGTGTTTATCTCCTCTGTTGCTGGTTCAATGGCTCTACCTCGATTATCAGCTTATTCAGCATCTAAAG GAGCAATTAACCAGATTACAAAGAACTTGGCATGTGAGTGGGCAAAGGATAACATTCGGACCAATACTGTTTCACCATGGGGTGTTAGAACATCGATTACAAAGCCA GAGGCGGACGCCCCTTTCGTTGAGGAATTTCTCAGGCTAATAGCTGGAACAGCAATGCCTAGGATAGGAGAACCAGAAGAGATTTCATCAATGGTGGCATTCCTTTGCCTTCCAGCTGCATCATACATCAATGGACAGGTTATTTCTGTGGATGGAGGGTATACTGCAGGTGGCTGTTGGCCATTTCAAAACTTTAGCTTTAATTTACTCAGTTCTTGA
- the LOC108454811 gene encoding L-type lectin-domain containing receptor kinase IV.1-like, whose translation MCFRFSILLTLLLISFAAAEDVSFIYNGFRSANLNLDGIAELTSNGLLKLTNKTMQQKGNAFYPHLVDFKNSTNGSVFSFSSTFVFAILPEYPTLSGHGIAFVIAPTKGLPGSLPSQYLGLFNESNNGNDTNHVVAVELDTIQSKEFGDINDNHVGIDINGLKSATSFPAGYYEDDSHDFKNLTLISGKQMQVWVEYHGLEKRMDVTLAPFKVPKPDTPLLSLSRDLSSIVNREMYVGFSSSTGSVLTSHYVLGWSFKVNGQAEELTLSQLPKLPRLGPKKKPKVLTIGLPLILVSLALAGVSGAAYLVRRKRKFADVVEDWELEYGPHRFKFKDLYIATKGFKDKELLGAGGFGRVYRGVLPSNKLEVAVKRVSHESRQGMREFVAEIVSIGRLRHRNLVQLLGYCRRKGELLLVYDYMPNGSLDKYLHDQPQVTLNWRQRFRVIKGIASGLFYLHGEWEQVVVHRDVKASNVLLDGELNGRLGDFGLARLYDHGTDPQTTHVVGTVGYLAPEHTRTGKATPSTDVFAFGAFLLEVACGRRPIEAKSPIEDVILVDWVYSCWSKGDIMEAKDPSLGSDYEAEEVELVLKLGLLCSHSEPEARPTMRQVLQFLEGDVPFPEMSSLSLTSSGLTFGHRQGFDDYVMSYSSSVCKGFSHCSVADSLLSGGR comes from the coding sequence ATGTGTTTCAGATTCTCGATTCTGCTGACTCTTCTTCTGATTAGCTTTGCAGCTGCCGAGGATGTTAGTTTCATCTACAACGGATTCCGGTCGGCTAATCTAAACCTTGATGGCATAGCAGAACTCACTTCCAATGGACTCCTAAAGCTCACCAATAAAACCATGCAACAAAAAGGTAATGCTTTCTACCCTCACCTCGTTGATTTCAAGAACTCTACCAACGGTTCTGTTTTTTCCTTCTCTTCCACCTTTGTCTTCGCCATACTTCCCGAGTATCCAACTCTCAGCGGCCATGGAATCGCTTTCGTGATTGCACCAACCAAAGGCCTCCCCGGATCTCTTCCAAGTCAGTATCTCGGACTGTTCAATGAGTCCAACAATGGCAATGATACAAACCATGTTGTTGCTGTAGAACTCGACACCATACAAAGTAAGGAGTTCGGTGATATCAATGACAATCACGTTGGGATTGACATTAATGGGTTGAAGTCTGCTACTTCTTTTCCGGCTGGATATTATGAGGACGACAGCCATGACTTTAAAAACCTGACCTTGATCAGTGGTAAACAGATGCAAGTTTGGGTCGAATATCATGGTCTAGAGAAGAGAATGGATGTCACTTTAGCTCCATTTAAGGTTCCTAAACCCGACACCCCACTTTTATCCTTGTCTCGTGATCTGTCTTCAATTGTTAACCGTGAGATGTATGTTGGTTTTTCATCGTCAACTGGTTCGGTCCTCACATCTCATTATGTTTTGGGCTGGAGCTTTAAGGTTAATGGTCAGGCAGAAGAGCTTACCCTGTCTCAACTTCCCAAGCTTCCTCGGTTAGGACCAAAGAAAAAGCCGAAAGTTTTGACAATTGGGTTGCCTTTGATTTTGGTGAGCTTGGCTTTGGCAGGAGTTTCTGGTGCTGCTTATTTGGTAAGGAGGAAAAGGAAGTTTGCTGATGTAGTTGAAGATTGGGAGCTTGAGTATGGGCCTCATAGATTCAAGTTTAAAGATCTATATATTGCTACAAAAGGATTCAAAGACAAGGAATTATTGGGTGCTGGTGGATTTGGAAGGGTCTACAGAGGAGTTCTTCCAAGCAATAAACTTGAGGTTGCAGTGAAAAGAGTCTCGCATGAATCAAGGCAAGGGATGAGGGAATTTGTAGCAGAAATTGTGAGTATTGGTCGTCTCCGACACCGGAATTTAGTCCAACTCTTGGGATATTGCCGGCGCAAAGGTGAGCTGCTTTTGGTCTATGACTACATGCCTAATGGAAGTCTTGATAAGTATTTGCATGACCAGCCACAAGTCACCCTAAATTGGAGACAAAGATTCAGAGTCATCAAAGGTATAGCATCAGGATTGTTCTATTTACATGGAGAATGGGAGCAAGTTGTGGTTCATAGAGATGTTAAAGCCAGCAATGTTTTACTGGATGGCGAACTAAATGGAAGATTAGGAGATTTTGGGCTTGCTAGATTATATGACCATGGAACGGATCCCCAAACAACTCACGTTGTGGGAACTGTTGGTTATTTGGCTCCCGAGCATACTCGAACCGGGAAAGCCACGCCGTCCACAGATGTGTTTGCTTTCGGGGCATTTTTGCTTGAAGTTGCGTGTGGAAGAAGGCCAATAGAGGCAAAATCTCCGATAGAAGATGTAATCTTGGTAGATTGGGTGTATTCATGTTGGTCCAAAGGTGATATTATGGAGGCCAAAGATCCGAGTCTGGGTTCAGATTATGAGGCAGAGGAAGTTGAGTTGGTTTTAAAACTTGGGTTGCTCTGCTCTCACTCAGAACCTGAAGCAAGGCCAACCATGCGCCAAGTCCTTCAGTTTTTAGAAGGGGATGTTCCATTTCCAGAAATGTCATCACTCAGTCTCACTTCCAGTGGACTAACATTTGGACATCGACAAGGGTTTGATGATTATGTTATGTCGTATTCATCTTCCGTTTGCAAAGGATTCTCCCATTGTTCTGTTGCAGATTCTTTACTTTCTGGAGGTCGATGA